The Brassica oleracea var. oleracea cultivar TO1000 chromosome C7, BOL, whole genome shotgun sequence sequence TATTTTATTGTTTGTCTTTTTCAGTTACCTTAATGAAATATCCTTAAATAAATTTGGACATAATGTTATTTAATCAACCAAAAAAACTCATGAGTTATCCTTACGTGCATAATTTTAATAATGGAGATTTNNNNNNNNNNNNNNNNNNNNNNNNNNNNNNNNNNNNNNNNNNNNNNNNNNNNNNNNNNNNNNNNNNNNNNNNNNNNNNNNNNNNNNNNNNNNNNNNNNNNNNNNNNNNNNNNNNNNNNNNNNNNNNNNNNNNNNNNNNNNNNNNNNNNNNNNNNNNNNNNNNNNNNNNNNNNNNNNNNNNNNNNNNNNNNNNNNNNNNNNNNNNNNNNNNNNNNNNNNNNNNNNNNNNNNNNNNNNNNNNNNNNNNNNNNNNNNNNNNNNNNNNNNNNNNNNNNNNNNNNNNNNNNNNNNNNNNNNNNNNNNNNNNNNNNNNNNNNNNNNNNNNNNNNNNNNNNNNNNNNNNNNNNNNNNNNNNNNNNNNNNNNNNNNNNNNNNNNNNNNNNNNNNNNNNNNNNNNNNNNNNNNNNNNNNNNNNNNNNNNNNNNNNNNNNNNNNNNNNNNNNNNNNNNNNNNNNNNNNNNNNNNNNNNNNNNNNNNNNNNNNNNNNNNNNNNNNNNNNNNNNNNNNNNNNNNNNNNNNNNNNNNNNNNNNNNNNNNNNNNNNNNNNNNNNNNNNNNNNNNNNNNNNNNNNNNNNNNNNNNNNNNNNNNNNNNNNNNNNNNNNNNNNNNNNNNNNNNNNNNNNNNNNNNNNNNNNNNNNNNNNNNNNNNNNNNNNNNNNNNNNNNNNNNNNNNNNNNNNNNNNNNNNNNNNNNNNNNNNNNNNNNNNNNNNNNNNNNNNNNNNNNNNNNNNNNNNNNNNNNNNNNNNNNNNNNNNNNNNNNNNNNNNNNNNNNNNNNNNNNNNNNNNNNNNNNNNNNNNNNNNNNNNNNNNNNNNNNNNNNNNNNNNNNNNNNNNNNNNNNNNNNNNNNNNNNNNNNNNNNNNNNNNNNNNNNNNNNNNNNNNNNNNNNNNNNNNNNNNNNNNNNNNNNNNNNNNNNNNNNNNNNNNNNNNNNNNNNNNNNNNNNNNNNNNNNNNNNNNNNNNNNNNNNNNNNNNNNNNNNNNNNNNNNNNNNNNNNNNNNNNNNNNNNNNNNNNNNNNNNNNNNNNNNNNNNNNNNNNNNNNNNNNNNNNNNNNNNNNNNNNNNNNNNNNNNNNNNNNNNNNNNNNNNNNNNNNNNNNNNNNNNNNNNNNNNNNNNNNNNNNNNNNNNNNNNNNNNNNNNNNNNNNNNNNNNNNNNNNNNNNNNNNNNNNNNNNNNNNNNNNNNNNNNNNNNNNNNNNNNNCCATGTTATGAAAGAGAATCTAGGAACCCCCTGTGGGAACCATACCACTTTACTCCACTCAACCTTTGTTCCCTTTTTTCGTAGTTGATCCCAAGTTCTCGCTGCTGAATACGTGGTCCTGTAATCATCAACCCCATGCTTCCATAATATAATATCGCTACCTGTACCAGGGGAGGGAGGAGCCGTAGCCAAGAGACGGTCATAAACCTCCCGGTACCGTCGACTCCTCCATCCTCGGATGTTCCACGAATTGCCCCTCGCAGCATCACTGACTTTGGCATGTCGTGATATACCCAGATAAGTGGTGCCAACCGCTCCTGTAATATTAATCAATTTCCCAATTCCAAGCCAATTGTCAAACCAGAAGCAAGTATTCCCACCGTCGTTGATATCAAATCTAAAATACTCATAGGCCACATCTCTTAGTTTCAGGAGCTTCCTCCATATCCAAGATCCCTTTTGTTCTCCTCTTACATCCCAAAAGGAATTATACCTGAGTAAGTAATGTGTAACCCAACTTACCCATAGAGAAGCCGGTTTTGTGAAAAGTCTCCAAATGAGTTTAAGAGCGAAGGTTCTCGCTGTGTCCTTGAACTTCCTCACTCCCAGTCCACCTTCGTCCTTAGGTAAGGAGAGATCTTCCCAACTGACTTTAGCTTTGTGAGTTTGTGTAGGTGAGCCCGACCATAGAAACGCGCTGCACATGCTTTCAATGGTGTCATAACACTTGGCCGGTAGGATGAAAGCCGAGCTCCAGAAGTTAACCATGCTCGTAATTACCGACTGGATCAGTTGAAGCCTTCCTGCGAAGGATAGAAATCTGTTGGACCAACACATCATCTTCCCACGAATCTTCTCTATAAGTGGTTCATAGTCATGGCTGGTAAGTGTCTTCGTTGTTAACGGCATTCGCAGGTACCGGATTGGTAAGGTACCGACACTGATACCCAATGAAGCCACAGTAGTAAGGAGAGGCGCGATGTTTCTTCCAGTAACATAGATGGAAGACTTAGCTACATTTATGTGCAGCCCGGAAACTGATGCAAACCGGCGCATTACGCCCAGAATACCCAATAGCGAGTCCGAAGTGCCGTTGGTGAACACAAGTATGTCGTCCGCAAAGCACAAGTGAGTGAGTTTGACATCTTGACACTGCTGATGATAACCAAAATCACCCGCATCTGCCGCCCTGTTGAGCATTTTTGACAATACATTATTTAGGATGACATACAAGTAAGGTGAGAGTGAACAGCCTTGACGGATACCCCTGGCACTCTTGAAAAATCCCTCCAAACTTCCATTCACATTTATAGAAAAAGCAGCTGTGGAGATGCATAACCTCATCCAGTGGACAAACTGTAGCGGTATTCCCATTGCTTGGAGAACAGAAGTAATGAAAGACCACCTGACCGTGTCAAATGCCTTCGATATGTCAAACTTGATAGCACAATTTTCCTTGTTCGTGCTCCTGTGGTATCCAGTGACCAGCTCAGAGGCGAGGAGGACGTTTTCTAACAGTAGGCGATCCGTTATGAATGCACACTGGTTTGCTTCTACCGCATCCGGGAAAATGATATTTAGCCTATTGGCCAGAACTTTGGAGATGACCTTGTATAGCAGATTACAGCAAGCGATTGGCCGATAATCCTTGAGAGTCTGAGCAGATGTTGTCTTAGGAATCAGGGAGAGTATGGTTGCATTTACACCAGCAGGCATGAATCCAAATATGAAGAAAGATTGAACTGCCACAATGAAGTCCCTTCCTATGATTGGCCATGCTGCGATAAAAAATTCCTTTGTGAACCCATCCGGACCTGAGACTTTTCCATTTGGAAGTGAATGAAGCGCCTGTTTGATTTCCGTTGGTGTGATAGGCCGAACCAGTGCATCTGAATGATCCCTAGGACACCTGTATGTCAGTAAATCTTGCAGAGCATCCACAGAAATTACCTCGCCATTCGGATCCTGTCCTTGTAAGAAGGATTGGAAATATGAGACTGCCTCTTTTTTGATATCAGGTAACGAAGTGAGGACTTCTCCGGCTGTCGTTACAAGTCTTCTGATTGTGTTCTTTGCAATCCTCGTTTGGACCATACTGTGGAACACCTTGGTGTTTTGATCTCCTACCGATAGCCAGCGGACACAAGACTTCTGCTTGTAGAAATTTTCCTCCACTCGCGCTAAGGCGTTCCATCTGTCAGCTGCTTCCGCTGCCCTTGCAAAGTTGCATTTTTAGTGCCTTTGAGTTCCTCCCATAATTCCCTTCTTTCCAGTGGAGTGTTGTACGCATATATTGCCGAGCAGATATATTGTTCTCCAGTGGAGGGATTGTGTATAGCACAAGTGATCACCTGTGCACTCGTGTGCAATCTTGTGACGACCACTTCATCCGTCCAGCAAAACCAGATTCTTCCCAAAGGATGATATTCGTAGTTTGTAAGAGAGTTCCATCCCGGCATAGCTACATTCATACACCACTGATGGTTTGACTCCTGGACTCGTGTCTCAACTAGGCAGCCATAAGAAGGCTTTTCCTCCTGTAACCATGATCTGAGGGCTCGATGTTTGCGTGGTAGATTGAACCCACGCATGTTCCATGCAAAGAAAGAAGTCATAACTTCCTACCGGAAGTTTTTTTGACGATCCGTGCTTGCCACCGTTGCTCATGAGTTTAGAACCAGTAACCCTCCCCCGAAGCTGCCTTGGCACCGATCCCTGCTGCATGTTTTTCGAAGCCACCTGCACGTCCTTCTCTTTTTTGCCATCCACTATATTTCCCCGAAACTCGCCCTCTTCAACTTCCGTTCCACTTCCTTCTAAGCAAGTCTCCTCCTCTTCATCGATGTCCTGTAAAGGGCTGAATCTTGACGGGGATATCATAAACTCCTTTTCTCTGTTCCCGTGGGTAGATGCCTTCACTCCTTTTCCGTTTACCCACACGTCAATGGTCTTAGAAAGCTCCTTAGTTGTTTCAGATATCTTGATCGCTTCTTTTTCGTCCGGAGATGCGACAGGTGAAAGCTCCTCCAGGTCCTTAATTAGGTGCTCCATAGGATTTCCCTCCTTTTGCCTTGTCTCCACCGCTTCCACAATCCCAGTCTCTTCACCCCCACTTATCTTATCATCATTCAAACCCTTTACGTTGCTTCCCTCCACTTCTTTGCCCTTGCCTCCACCGACAGCTATCCCTTCACGCGGCATAGAAGTGTAGGTGGTTTCCCATGTCCTCTTACTAAGGATTTTTATCTCCTTACTCGAACAGTCCTGTCCCTTATGTCCCCACTTGCAGCAAACATTGCACCGGGGAGGTAGCCAAGGATAATTGACCAATACTTCGTGTGAAGCTCCAGCTTGGTCCGCGAAAGTGATCTTTTCGACGAGAGTCTTATGTAGATCGACTTCCACTAGGATTCGGGCCATGTCGAGCCTCACACATTTCTCTGTGTTCGGATGCAGTTTCACAAAATTTCCCACTGCCCGAACAAGGCACTTCAGTCCTTTATTGGAATAGAGGGTGTTTGGTACTCCTCTGAGGTCAACCCAAAGTGGCATGGCTGACAAGTCTGGGGGATTCTGAGCCGACTCTGGTGACCAAACATTAACCACTAACGGAATATCCGCTATATGCCAATACTTCCTTTGAATCACCCTGTTTCTCATCTGATCGTTCTCAATTCGGAACAACACCGTATTTTTCGCAATAAACTGGACATCAATCTTGGTACCCGCCTTGTGACCAGTCCAAATACGATTGACGGTTGCATGAATTGAGCCCACGTGTGGAGCGTCTCCAATGAAGTAGCCCACTACGAAACTTTTCCAAAGAAGCTCCGCCTCGTCAAAGATCGCATCTGGGATTTGCAGTGATGCAATCCCATCAACAATTTCAATAACCGGTTCCGCTACTCCTTTTCCGGCCAGGCTCTTTGACCAACGACCCGACCAGGCCCGCTCTGCCTGATTACCTCCGTTCCTCCCCTCCGTGTTTTCTCCATTTTTCCCGGTCAGAGAATTTCCCGGGATCGCCTCACCTTCGCGACCCTCCCAAGCTTCACCGCCGTCGATAGACTGAGCGGTCAGAGTGAGAGATATCTCCTTGATCTCCCCACCATCGCGTCCCTCCTTAGCCGCACCTCCGACACTCTGTGAAACTCGATCCGGTGGAGAGAGCTCCGTCGATCTGAGAAGAGTGTCCGTTTTCTCCAGTGACACCGACGACTCGCCCGTTTGAGCGCTCGCTGCGTCGCCTGGGGCCTCTGTCGTCTTGCTAGGATCGCCAAGCTCAGATGCGTTTGGTTCTTCCGGAGTGATCGTTGGAACGCCCGTGAATTCGCCGGTGGAGTCGCCCGTGACTGGATCTCCCGTCGTCGTTGACTCGCCCGTTGGATCGCCAGTAAAGTCGCCCGTGATTGTCGCCATCATATAACCAGTGTTTAAAAATTATGATTTTTGTTAACTGGGCGGATCATTATTTATATGATATCGCACACGAAAGAAAAATTTCTACTTTTACAATTATCTAATTAACTCTATATACTCATTTTTTATATATTTTTATATGATATCACATATTCGTAAAAAAATAGATAGTTTAAGATGCAAAAAAAATATTTACTTAATGAATATAATATGAACGAATATTACAAATACATCAGTTAATAAAATAAATAATTAAAATCTGAAAATTCATAAACGCGCTAGCGCGGGTCAGGGTCTAGTTATTATTATTACCACTGTGCATGGGCATTTTACCTAGGCTAACAAATTCAAACTGAAAATCGATCCGAAAGTATCTGAATTGAAACCAAATTGAAAATTTACAAATATCTAGATGTGTTCAAAAATTTTCTATCCAAAAGAACTGAAAATGAAAAACCAGACTCAAACAAACCTAGATCCAAAAAAACAACACGTAAAAACCGATACATAGCCGATCTAAAAACATAAATACCAACAATTATGACTTTATGTGTTCTATTTTCTTAATTTTAATTTTTGAGTTAGTTGTAATGATTTTTTGTTTGTTCTTTTCATTATTATTTTGTGACATTCTAAAGTAATATGAAATTTTAAATGTTAAATTTTGGAGTTCAAAGTTTAATTTCAATTATTAATAGTTTATCTTATGTTATTTTATAAAATTTTAGATAAAAGAACTGACCAAACTAAACTATTTTTTAGGGTATTTATAGGTGTAAACTTTTTGGAACCGAACCAACTCAAAAGGAAGAGAACCCGATCCAAGATTTTACAAGTGTGTAGATAAATCCAACCTCTAAGATCCGAAGAATCCGGACCCAATTCTAACCCGAACCGTCAAGCCTAAGATTGATTGTTTAATCTTTATGTGCTTTATATCGGTTGCACATCTTAATCGAAGTACAAGATCTAATTCATGTCACATCAGATAAAAAAGATTAGCTCACACTAAATTACACGGGGAGAGTGAAACCGAACCCAATCCACGTTAAACCGAAAAAAAACTAAACCAAAAGTAGAATATTATCCTTAACCGGAGGTGACTGATGATGATTCAACTACTGCAGCAGCAGCAACAACCGGAGCTGGCGCTTCATCATCTGTGCTCTCAGAAGAAACCAAAACTCGACCAGAATCTTCTTCTTCCTCAGATTCAGACTCCTTATCTGCAGCTTCATCAACGATAAGCTTCTCTTTGAGCTTGGTCATGAGCTCTTCTTGAACTGGTTCATTTAGTCTCAGAAACTTCTTCAACGCCTCTTTCCCATGGTAGTTCTTCCCGTTTAGATTGTAGAACGTTCCGTTTTTGGCTATGAACTTGTGCTTAATGCTCAGTTCGATTATCTCCGTGACCTTGCAGATTCCTTTCCCAAACTCAAGCTCAAACTGCGCTGTTCTAAACGGCGGTGCCAGTTTGTTCTTCACTATCTTAACAGCAACTTGACTTCCTATTGTCTGCACGCACAAGTAATACAGTTTCAAAACACAAGCAGATGCAGTAAGGTAGGTATTTCGTATTTGGATACTTACATCTTCGCCTTTCTTGACAAGTCCCACTCGCCTGATATTCAGACGCATAGAAGCATAAAACTTCAAGGCATTCCCACCACATGTTACTTCTGTTGGACCTCCAAATCCTCCGAATGTAGAAAGCTTTGCTCTCACCTGAACAGAAAACAAGATACATTCGCATAAGAGGTACAACTTATCTACAAATCTCAGTTACACAAGTTATATACCTGATTTATAAATATGAGAAGTGTTTGCGACAACGACAAAGAGTGGCTTAGTTTACGCAAAGCTTGGCTCATCAATCTGGCTTGCATAGCCATATGAGCATCACCCATCTCTCCCTCAAGTTCTCCTTTAGGTACAAGAGCAGCCACCTGTAGAAACAAAATCACAAGAAACCGTGAGGACAGATCTATAGAACCGGGACCATAATCATCCTAAATGAATCACCTTACTTACACTGTCAACAACAATAACATCAACAGAACCACTTCGGATTAAAGTGTCCACAAGACTAAGGGCCTGTTCGCCACAATCAGGCTGTGATAGAAGCAGGTTCTCTGTGTTTACACCAATTGCCTTAGCAAGTGACGAGTCAAGAGCATGCTCAGCATCTACAAAAACACAGGTTCCTGTACAGCAAAGAATCATTTGTTAGAATACAATATGGTTCTGTAACGAACATAGCAGAAGAGTTAAATGAAAAAGGCAATAACCTCCTTGTTTCTGTGCTTCTGCAATAACATGAAGAGCAAGTGTTGTTTTCCCAGATGCTTCAGGACCATATATCTCCACAACACGTCCCTATAATAAGAAGCTACCCAAAGCTGAGACCAGTGAACACACAGACCAATCTAAATAACAAGAAGACATATTCTGGAGGAAGGAGTAATATCATACCTTAGGAAGGCCACCAACTCCTAGTGCTACATCGAGGGCAAAAGACCCGGTAGAGTAAACGGGGACATCTCTAGGAGAAACAGCACGACCGAGCCACATGATGGAGCCTTTGCCAAATGAGCTGGTAATCTGATCAAGTGCTTGCTGAAGAGCAATCTCCTTTTTCGACATACCTTCCTCAGACGATGCATTTCCATCTGACTTAGACTTCTTCTTAGCTTCAAAAAGAAACAAAAACAATGCCTTGACTGTAAGAAGGACAATGAGCCAAGTAAAAAGGAGATAGCTTTATCAAAAACCATCAAACCAATTTAATAGACACAAAGGTAAAAGCTTTAAGTAACCTTTGGCAGCAAAACCTCGATGCTGAGACGATGTGCCAACCACAGCTCTAGTAAACACCTTCTCAAAACAATTACCCATTAAAGTCAATAAGCAGGCTTTGACAACAAAGATACAACATTTGAGACCCAATTAAGCAATGAACTAACAGAGTGTTTAATTTCTCGCAAAACCCAAGTGGGAAAGAAGTTGACTACCTCAGAGGAGAAGAGAGAGCGTCTCAGTAAAGACGCGTTTCGGAGAATCCCCGCCATAGCTAAGTAAAGCTTCTTCTTTTTCAAAGTACAGGTTAACAGAGTATTTCGAATATAGGAATACTATGGCGAATTCGAAACTGCCCAGAAGAGAGGCTCATGCGAACACTGTTTCCAACTGTAGAAGAAGAGAAACGAAGAGAAAAAGCGAGTACCTTTTAGGGTTTTAGGTTCTCTCGAGCGGAGGTTTTTGTCCTCTGTTTTCCCAAGGGAAGCATAAACCCGATTTATTACTCCTTGGTTTATCATAACCTATAAATTAATTGATCGGTTTAAGTAATCACAGTTTAATATTACCCGGACCACTTATACCGGTAGAGGTGGTCATTTTACCCGATATCCGAAGCCGCACCCGAAGCCGAACCAAAATCCGAACCGAAGTACCAAAATACCCGAACGGATATTAAGTTAGGAGAGATTGGATATCCGAACCCGAATGGATATCCGAAGATAATCGAACATATATATACTTACCCTTATATTTCTAGTTTACATCTCTCATTTTTTTTTTAAATATTTATATTGACGTTACACATATTTTAATATCATAAGTATATATATAATTATGGAAAAAATGATTTGATATTCATTTAAAATGCATATCAAATTTTTTGTTTCATGTATTAACAAAAGTTACGTTCAAAGTTTAAAAACAATACCCAAATTAATATATATTTGTTTTTGAAATATTATCTCCAAACCTATTAATAATTCAATCTATAAAAAATCAGTTAAATGAAATCTATATTTTTAAATACAAGAAACTTAAAAAATGAAAATTTTAATTTTTTTTCTTTTAAAATCTAAATATCCGAACCCGATTCAAAATAACTGAAACCAAACTAAAAATATCCGAACCCGACCCGAAGTACAGAAATTACCCGAACGGGTTCTCTATCCTTATATCGAAATACCCAAAAATCCGAAATACCCGATCCGATCCCGAACGGGTATCCGAACGCCCACCCCTACTTACCGGCCCAAATTGTTTTAATCTCCTCAACATCTATCTATCTATATTATTAAAAGAAAAATACAAATTAAGTCTCATCCTTAAATTTACACAATATTTATAATTTAATACCATTAAAAATTAAATAAACCTATATTTAATAATAATTGTCCTTTCTAAGTAGTAAATAATTTCCTAAAATAATTTGAGCATATAATATAACTTCACCCTTGACACAAAAATTAATTTAACCATTATGCCTTGACATAATTACATTTAGTTATAATTCATATATATCTCAGAATCATATGAATACAAATCTAGACCTTTCCTATTTCAAAAAATATGAACACAAATAACTATAAACTGAAAATTAGTTTGAATTAAATACATAATATTCTTAAAGTGATTCATGCAATACTTTCTACTAGGGGTGGACGTTCAGGCATCTAAACGAATTTTATTCGGGTCTATTCAGGTTTCAGAATTAAATACTTCAGTCCCATTTGGATATTTATAGATTTTGGTTAGGGTTCCGTTCGGGTTCAAATAACACTTTAAATTATTTTTTTTAAACTTCATTATAAACAAAATAATATATTGCATACAAATTTGAATAACATATGCCAAAATATCTAAACTGAACATGTACTTTGGTTTAGCTTGAATATTTGGATAGAAAAAACAATAATTATTTGATGTATTTTTTAGTGTTTTGAGTATTTTTAGCTATTTTAGTTCATGTACTCGAAATATTCCAGTTCAGGCCAGGTTCGATTATGGCACTGTAAATACCAAAATTTTAAATCTGTTTGGATATTTAACTAATTTTAGATCGGCTTCGGTACTATTTTTGGATCAGATTAGCTTTGGTTTTTCGGATTCAGTTTTTTTTTGCCAAGGCCTAATTTCTATAATCTAGCTAATAAATAAATAATTCTCATAACCATATAATTGAAACTATTATATAAAATTATTAATTTATAATTTTTGATATGATATTTAAATTATATATGATTTCAATACAAAAAAAAACTCATCTGAATTAGTTAATCTTACAATATATGAAGTCATCTAATATTTAA is a genomic window containing:
- the LOC106303647 gene encoding DNA repair protein recA homolog 3, mitochondrial isoform X1, which produces MAGILRNASLLRRSLFSSEVFTRAVVGTSSQHRGFAAKAKKKSKSDGNASSEEGMSKKEIALQQALDQITSSFGKGSIMWLGRAVSPRDVPVYSTGSFALDVALGVGGLPKGRVVEIYGPEASGKTTLALHVIAEAQKQGGTCVFVDAEHALDSSLAKAIGVNTENLLLSQPDCGEQALSLVDTLIRSGSVDVIVVDSVSKVAALVPKGELEGEMGDAHMAMQARLMSQALRKLSHSLSLSQTLLIFINQVRAKLSTFGGFGGPTEVTCGGNALKFYASMRLNIRRVGLVKKGEDTIGSQVAVKIVKNKLAPPFRTAQFELEFGKGICKVTEIIELSIKHKFIAKNGTFYNLNGKNYHGKEALKKFLRLNEPVQEELMTKLKEKLIVDEAADKESESEEEEDSGRVLVSSESTDDEAPAPVVAAAAVVESSSVTSG
- the LOC106303647 gene encoding DNA repair protein recA homolog 3, mitochondrial isoform X2; protein product: MAGILRNASLLRRSLFSSEVFTRAVVGTSSQHRGFAAKAKKKSKSDGNASSEEGMSKKEIALQQALDQITSSFGKGSIMWLGRAVSPRDVPVYSTGSFALDVALGVGGLPKGRVVEIYGPEASGKTTLALHVIAEAQKQGGTCVFVDAEHALDSSLAKAIGVNTENLLLSQPDCGEQALSLVDTLIRSGSVDVIVVDSVAALVPKGELEGEMGDAHMAMQARLMSQALRKLSHSLSLSQTLLIFINQVRAKLSTFGGFGGPTEVTCGGNALKFYASMRLNIRRVGLVKKGEDTIGSQVAVKIVKNKLAPPFRTAQFELEFGKGICKVTEIIELSIKHKFIAKNGTFYNLNGKNYHGKEALKKFLRLNEPVQEELMTKLKEKLIVDEAADKESESEEEEDSGRVLVSSESTDDEAPAPVVAAAAVVESSSVTSG